Proteins from a genomic interval of Pseudomonas silesiensis:
- a CDS encoding 2-hydroxyacid dehydrogenase: MTNSHRAVFLDHPSLDLGDLDLSPLRACFSELQLFAQTTPDQVIERLKGATVAISNKILIDADAIAASPELKLILITATGTNNVDLVAARAHGITVCNCQGYGTPSVAQHTIMLLLNLATRLADYQKAVGEGRWQQAKQFCLLDYPIVELQGKTLGLLGHGELGGAVARLAEAFGMRVLLGQIPGRPARPDRLPLDELLPQIDALTLHCPLNEHTRHFIGAAQLASMKPGAFVINTARGGLIDEQALADALRNGHLGGAATDVLSVEPPTAGNPLLAHDIPRLIVTPHNAWGSREARQRIVGQLTENARGYFSGKALRVVS; encoded by the coding sequence ATGACGAACTCTCACCGCGCCGTTTTCCTCGACCATCCCTCCCTGGACCTGGGCGATCTCGACCTCAGCCCGTTGCGTGCCTGTTTCAGCGAACTGCAGCTGTTCGCGCAGACCACGCCTGACCAGGTGATCGAACGCCTCAAGGGCGCCACCGTCGCCATCAGCAACAAAATCCTGATCGATGCCGATGCCATCGCCGCCAGCCCCGAACTGAAGCTGATCCTGATCACCGCCACAGGCACCAACAACGTCGACCTCGTCGCTGCCCGCGCCCATGGCATAACGGTGTGCAACTGTCAGGGTTACGGTACGCCGTCGGTGGCTCAACACACCATCATGTTGCTGCTCAATCTGGCGACCCGCCTGGCCGACTATCAGAAAGCCGTCGGCGAAGGTCGCTGGCAGCAGGCGAAACAGTTCTGCCTGCTGGACTACCCGATTGTCGAACTGCAAGGCAAAACCCTCGGCCTGCTCGGGCACGGCGAATTGGGCGGCGCGGTCGCACGGCTGGCCGAAGCGTTCGGCATGCGCGTGTTGCTGGGGCAGATTCCGGGACGCCCGGCCCGGCCGGATCGCTTGCCACTGGATGAACTGCTGCCGCAAATCGACGCGCTGACCCTGCACTGCCCGCTCAACGAACACACCCGCCACTTCATCGGTGCTGCGCAACTGGCGTCGATGAAACCCGGAGCCTTCGTGATCAACACCGCGCGCGGCGGCCTGATCGACGAACAGGCCTTGGCCGACGCCTTGCGCAACGGTCATCTGGGCGGCGCGGCCACCGACGTGCTGAGCGTCGAGCCACCGACGGCTGGCAACCCGCTGTTGGCCCATGACATCCCACGGCTGATCGTCACGCCGCACAATGCCTGGGGCAGTCGCGAAGCGCGGCAACGGATCGTTGGCCAATTGACCGAGAACGCCCGGGGATACTTCAGCGGTAAGGCGCTGCGGGTTGTCAGTTGA
- a CDS encoding CPXCG motif-containing cysteine-rich protein — protein MLETERYECPYCGEEAEAVLDLSGGDQTYIEDCPVCCRPITFVLQTDGQEWLLEVHSENE, from the coding sequence ATGCTGGAAACCGAGCGCTACGAATGTCCGTATTGTGGTGAAGAGGCTGAAGCCGTACTGGATTTGTCTGGCGGCGATCAGACGTATATCGAGGACTGCCCGGTGTGTTGTCGCCCCATTACGTTTGTCCTGCAGACCGACGGGCAGGAATGGTTGCTCGAAGTTCACAGCGAAAACGAATGA
- a CDS encoding class I SAM-dependent methyltransferase, whose translation MDPRSEVLLRQAELFQGPVLLAGLPADDLLGRLPDAHGWCWHAGDQAALDARFAERSHFGVTVPERGFDAAVVFLPKSKDLTDYILNAVASRLAGREVYLVGEKRSGIEGAAKQLNPFGKPRKLDSARHCQLWQVTVANAPQAKSLESLAQEYELPLAEGPLKVISLPGVFSHGRLDRGSALLLEHLDKLPSGHLLDFGCGAGVLGAAVKRRYPHNLVTLLDVDAFAAASSRLTLAANGLEADVITGDGIDAAPMGLSAILSNPPFHVGVHTDYHATENLLRKAAKHLKNGGELRLVANSFLKYQPLIEEHLGVCAIKAEGQGFRIYRAKRG comes from the coding sequence ATGGATCCGCGCAGTGAAGTACTGCTTCGCCAGGCTGAATTATTCCAGGGTCCGGTGTTGTTGGCCGGCTTGCCCGCCGACGACCTGCTGGGTCGTCTGCCCGATGCCCATGGCTGGTGCTGGCACGCCGGCGATCAAGCGGCGCTGGACGCGCGGTTTGCCGAGCGCAGCCATTTTGGCGTAACGGTGCCGGAGCGCGGGTTCGACGCCGCCGTGGTGTTTCTGCCCAAGTCCAAGGACCTGACCGATTACATCCTCAATGCCGTCGCTTCGCGCCTGGCCGGTCGCGAGGTGTACCTGGTCGGCGAAAAACGCAGCGGCATCGAGGGCGCGGCCAAGCAACTCAATCCCTTCGGCAAACCGCGCAAACTCGACAGCGCGCGGCATTGCCAGCTTTGGCAAGTCACCGTGGCCAATGCGCCGCAAGCCAAATCACTGGAAAGCCTGGCCCAGGAATACGAATTGCCGCTGGCGGAAGGCCCGTTGAAAGTCATCAGTCTTCCAGGAGTGTTCAGCCACGGCCGGCTGGATCGCGGCAGCGCCTTGCTGCTGGAACATCTGGACAAGTTACCGAGCGGCCATCTGTTGGACTTCGGTTGCGGTGCCGGTGTGTTGGGCGCTGCGGTGAAGCGTCGCTACCCGCACAATCTGGTGACCTTGCTCGATGTGGATGCATTTGCCGCTGCCAGCAGTCGTCTGACATTGGCTGCCAACGGCCTCGAAGCGGACGTTATTACCGGTGACGGAATCGATGCCGCCCCCATGGGTTTGAGCGCCATCCTGAGCAATCCGCCCTTCCATGTCGGGGTGCATACCGATTATCACGCCACAGAGAATTTGCTGCGAAAAGCGGCCAAACATCTGAAAAATGGTGGCGAACTGCGGCTGGTAGCGAATAGCTTCCTGAAGTATCAGCCGCTGATCGAAGAGCACCTTGGTGTGTGTGCGATCAAGGCCGAAGGACAAGGTTTCAGGATCTACCGGGCCAAGCGCGGCTGA
- a CDS encoding 1-acyl-sn-glycerol-3-phosphate acyltransferase, giving the protein MMGEFDAIRPYDDSEVPAVLDRLLGDKAFLDILIHFRFPRYAGAFGWMLKPLIAHRLRREFAGVNSVATLQDKVEFYVDHTIERATDGVTYTGVEQFKSGSAYLFIANHRDIVMDPAFVNYAVYHAGLPTPRIAIGDNLLQKPFVSDLMRLNKSFIVHRSIIGRREKMAAYQLLSAYINHSIRNDCASIWIAQAEGRAKDGDDRTESAILKMFHMSRKDEPFGEVIRSLNVTPVSISYEYDPCDQAKARELFIRATTGSYTKVPGEDDVSIAKGITGYKGRVHVNFAAPITQLFEDTKQLAIEMDKQILGGYRLFPVHYLAYAQWKDADPQLQVPKATEVFAADELIKAQEEWQRRLEACPEEHRPYLVLQYATPVRNQYRVKAGLPL; this is encoded by the coding sequence ATGATGGGCGAATTCGATGCCATCCGACCTTACGACGATAGCGAAGTCCCGGCAGTGCTGGATCGGCTGCTTGGTGACAAGGCGTTTCTAGATATCCTCATCCACTTCCGCTTCCCGCGTTATGCCGGTGCCTTCGGCTGGATGCTCAAACCTCTTATAGCTCATCGGCTGCGCCGTGAGTTCGCCGGCGTCAATTCGGTGGCCACGCTGCAGGACAAAGTCGAGTTCTACGTCGACCACACCATCGAGCGGGCCACCGATGGCGTGACGTACACCGGCGTCGAGCAGTTCAAGTCCGGCAGCGCCTATCTGTTCATCGCCAATCACCGCGACATCGTGATGGACCCGGCCTTCGTCAACTATGCCGTATACCATGCCGGCCTGCCGACACCCCGCATCGCGATTGGCGACAACCTGCTGCAAAAGCCCTTCGTCAGCGACCTGATGCGCCTGAACAAGAGTTTCATCGTGCACCGTTCGATCATCGGTCGGCGCGAGAAGATGGCGGCCTATCAATTGCTGTCGGCCTATATCAACCACTCGATCCGTAACGATTGCGCGTCGATCTGGATCGCCCAGGCCGAAGGTCGCGCCAAGGACGGCGACGATCGCACCGAATCGGCGATCCTCAAGATGTTCCACATGAGCCGCAAGGACGAGCCGTTCGGCGAGGTCATCCGCTCGCTGAACGTCACTCCGGTGTCGATCAGCTACGAGTACGACCCGTGCGACCAGGCCAAGGCCCGCGAGCTGTTCATCCGCGCCACCACTGGCAGCTACACCAAAGTGCCGGGCGAGGACGACGTGAGCATCGCCAAGGGCATCACCGGCTACAAGGGCCGCGTCCATGTGAACTTCGCCGCGCCGATCACGCAGCTGTTCGAAGACACCAAGCAATTGGCGATCGAGATGGACAAGCAGATTCTCGGCGGCTATCGGTTATTCCCGGTGCATTACCTGGCATATGCGCAGTGGAAAGACGCCGACCCACAATTGCAGGTGCCCAAAGCCACCGAAGTGTTTGCGGCCGATGAGTTGATCAAGGCGCAGGAGGAATGGCAGCGACGCCTGGAGGCATGCCCCGAGGAGCATCGCCCGTACCTGGTGCTGCAATATGCGACACCGGTGCGTAATCAGTACCGGGTCAAGGCGGGATTGCCTTTGTAA
- a CDS encoding DUF1302 domain-containing protein: protein MTSVNQFWRRAKLPLAVSLASTLAGPAFGVSFNVGEIEGQFDSSLSIGASWSTESANKNLIGVNNGGRGLSQTSDDGHLNFKSGETFSKIFKGIHDLELKYGDTGVFVRGKYWYDFELKDESRPFKDISDSNRKEGAKSSGGQILDAFVYHNYAIADQPGSVRLGKQVVSWGESTFIGGGINSINPIDVSAFRRPGAEIKEGLIPVNMFYVSQSLTENLSTEAFYQLEWDQTVTDNCGTFFSQPDVISDGCDNNLAVLRTRNGLNSALAAAGLPAGLRNASINTLAARGVTWGDPDEGVIVRRGPDRDARDSGQFGVSFKYMFDPLDTEFGAYFMNYHSRAPIFSGHGAPASAYSGAGLVGGLVGAGVPLGVAAGLAPTLLPLVVAGNSSYYVEYPEDIRLYGLSFSTTLPTGTAWSGEVSYRPNAPVQLNTTDILFSGLTPLNPNVSALQGQPGQDQQGYRRKEVTQLQTTFTHFFDQVMGAARLTLVGEVGYTHVGGLESNSEARYGRDPSYGPGPLPGGQCQVLNTGTLAGGPQNNVSRYCENDGFTTANSWGYRGRAIWEYNDAIAGVNLKPNVAWSHDVEGYSPGPGGNFEEGRKAVSLGVDAEYQNTYTASLAYTNFFDGKYTTTDDRDFVALSFGVNF from the coding sequence ATGACATCAGTAAACCAGTTCTGGCGCAGGGCGAAACTGCCCTTGGCGGTCAGTCTTGCCTCTACGCTCGCCGGGCCAGCATTCGGCGTCAGTTTCAACGTTGGTGAAATCGAAGGTCAGTTCGACTCATCCCTGTCGATCGGAGCCAGTTGGTCTACCGAGAGTGCCAACAAGAACCTCATCGGCGTCAACAACGGCGGTCGCGGCCTGTCCCAGACCTCCGACGATGGTCACTTGAACTTCAAGAGCGGCGAAACCTTCTCGAAGATCTTCAAGGGTATCCATGACCTTGAATTGAAATATGGCGACACCGGCGTTTTTGTCCGTGGCAAATACTGGTACGACTTCGAACTCAAGGACGAAAGTCGTCCGTTCAAGGACATCAGCGACAGCAACCGCAAGGAAGGCGCCAAGTCCTCCGGCGGGCAGATCCTCGATGCATTCGTCTACCACAACTATGCGATTGCCGATCAGCCGGGCTCCGTGCGTCTGGGCAAGCAGGTCGTGAGCTGGGGCGAAAGTACCTTCATCGGCGGCGGCATCAACTCGATCAACCCGATCGACGTTTCCGCGTTCCGTCGTCCGGGTGCCGAGATCAAGGAAGGCCTGATCCCGGTCAACATGTTCTATGTGTCCCAGAGCCTCACCGAGAACCTCTCGACCGAAGCCTTCTATCAACTGGAATGGGACCAGACCGTCACCGACAACTGCGGCACGTTCTTCTCGCAACCGGACGTGATCTCCGATGGCTGCGACAACAACCTCGCGGTATTGCGCACCCGCAATGGCCTCAACAGTGCACTGGCGGCTGCGGGCCTGCCGGCCGGGCTGCGTAATGCCAGCATCAATACACTCGCGGCCAGGGGCGTGACCTGGGGCGACCCGGATGAAGGCGTGATCGTTCGTCGCGGTCCGGATCGCGATGCACGGGACAGCGGCCAGTTTGGCGTGTCCTTCAAATACATGTTCGATCCGCTGGACACCGAGTTCGGCGCCTACTTCATGAATTACCACAGCCGTGCGCCGATTTTCAGCGGCCATGGCGCACCGGCGAGCGCCTACAGTGGAGCAGGTCTGGTCGGGGGGCTGGTGGGTGCAGGCGTTCCGCTCGGCGTTGCGGCCGGCCTGGCGCCGACCTTGCTGCCGTTGGTGGTGGCGGGCAACTCCAGCTACTACGTCGAATACCCTGAAGATATTCGCCTGTATGGTCTGAGCTTCTCCACCACCTTGCCTACCGGTACCGCGTGGAGTGGTGAAGTCAGCTACCGGCCGAATGCTCCGGTTCAGCTCAACACCACCGACATCCTCTTTTCCGGCCTGACGCCGCTGAACCCTAACGTCTCCGCGCTTCAAGGTCAGCCAGGGCAGGATCAACAAGGCTATCGCCGCAAGGAAGTCACTCAGCTGCAGACGACCTTTACCCACTTCTTCGACCAGGTGATGGGTGCTGCGCGCCTGACGTTGGTGGGTGAGGTCGGCTATACCCACGTCGGCGGCCTGGAAAGCAACTCCGAAGCCCGCTACGGCCGTGACCCGAGCTACGGTCCCGGTCCGTTGCCAGGTGGCCAGTGTCAGGTACTGAACACAGGGACTCTGGCCGGCGGCCCGCAGAACAACGTGAGTCGTTACTGCGAAAACGATGGCTTCACCACCGCCAACTCCTGGGGTTATCGCGGTCGTGCCATCTGGGAATACAACGACGCAATCGCCGGGGTGAACCTCAAGCCGAACGTGGCCTGGTCCCATGACGTGGAAGGTTACTCGCCTGGTCCTGGCGGCAACTTCGAGGAGGGTCGCAAAGCGGTCAGCCTGGGCGTCGATGCCGAGTACCAGAACACCTACACCGCGAGCCTGGCATACACCAACTTCTTCGACGGCAAGTACACCACCACGGATGATCGCGACTTCGTTGCGCTCAGCTTCGGCGTGAACTTCTAA
- a CDS encoding fatty acid--CoA ligase, with protein sequence MLQTRVIPPAEGAYQYPLLIKRLLMSGARYEKTREIIYRDQLRYSYPTLIERVARLANVLTAAGVKAGDTVAVMDWDSHRYLECMFAIPMIGAVIHTINVRLSPEQILYTMNHAEDRFVLVNSEFVGLYTAIAGHLTTVEKTLLLTDLPEKTAELPNLIGEYEQLLAAASTQYDFQDFDENSVATTFYTTGTTGNPKGVYFTHRQLVLHTMGVSTIMGAIDSVRLLGTNDVYMPITPMFHVHAWGLPYVATMLGLKQVYPGRYDPEYLVELWRKEKVTFSHCVPTILQMVLNSKAAQGTDFGGWKIVIGGSALNRALYEAAKAKNIQLTAAYGMSETGPLVSCAHLNDELMAGTEDERTTYRIKAGVPGPLVEAAIVDTDGNFLPADGETQGELVLRAPWLTEGYFNEPQKGAELWAGGWLHTGDVATLDSMGVIDIRDRIKDVIKTGGEWISSLDLEDLISRHPAVREVAVVGIADPQWGERPFALLVIREGQVIGAKELKEHLKPFVEQGHLSKWAIPSQIALVTEIPKTSVGKLDKKRIRVDITEWQANNSTFLSTL encoded by the coding sequence ATGTTGCAGACTCGCGTTATCCCCCCAGCCGAAGGCGCTTACCAGTACCCGCTGTTGATCAAACGGTTGTTGATGTCCGGCGCGCGTTACGAGAAAACCCGCGAGATCATCTACCGCGACCAGTTGCGCTACAGCTATCCGACCCTGATCGAGCGGGTCGCACGGCTGGCCAACGTACTCACGGCTGCCGGCGTCAAGGCGGGCGATACCGTGGCGGTGATGGACTGGGACAGCCATCGATACCTGGAGTGCATGTTCGCCATCCCGATGATCGGTGCGGTGATCCACACCATCAACGTGCGCCTTTCGCCGGAACAGATCCTCTACACCATGAACCACGCCGAGGACCGCTTCGTGCTGGTCAACAGCGAGTTCGTCGGGCTGTACACCGCCATTGCCGGGCACCTGACCACGGTAGAGAAAACCCTGCTGCTGACCGACCTGCCGGAAAAGACCGCCGAATTGCCAAACCTCATCGGCGAGTACGAGCAGTTGCTGGCGGCGGCGAGCACGCAGTATGACTTCCAGGACTTCGACGAAAACTCGGTCGCGACCACCTTCTACACCACCGGCACCACCGGTAACCCCAAAGGCGTGTACTTCACCCATCGGCAACTGGTGCTGCACACCATGGGTGTGTCGACGATCATGGGCGCCATCGACAGCGTAAGGCTGCTGGGCACCAACGACGTGTACATGCCCATCACCCCGATGTTCCACGTGCACGCCTGGGGCCTGCCGTATGTGGCGACCATGCTCGGGCTCAAGCAGGTCTATCCCGGTCGCTATGACCCGGAGTATCTGGTGGAGCTGTGGCGCAAGGAGAAGGTCACCTTTTCCCACTGCGTGCCGACCATCCTGCAGATGGTCCTCAATTCCAAGGCGGCGCAAGGCACGGATTTCGGTGGCTGGAAAATCGTCATCGGCGGCAGTGCGCTGAATCGCGCGTTGTACGAAGCGGCCAAGGCCAAAAACATTCAGCTGACCGCCGCCTACGGCATGTCGGAAACCGGGCCGCTGGTCTCGTGCGCGCACCTCAACGACGAGCTGATGGCCGGCACCGAGGACGAACGCACCACATACCGGATCAAGGCCGGAGTGCCGGGGCCCCTGGTGGAGGCGGCGATCGTCGACACCGACGGCAACTTCCTGCCCGCCGATGGCGAGACCCAGGGCGAACTGGTGCTGCGTGCGCCGTGGCTCACCGAAGGTTATTTCAACGAGCCGCAGAAGGGCGCCGAGCTCTGGGCCGGGGGCTGGCTGCACACCGGTGACGTGGCGACCCTGGACAGCATGGGGGTGATCGACATTCGCGACCGGATCAAGGACGTGATCAAGACCGGTGGCGAGTGGATTTCCTCACTGGACCTGGAAGACCTGATCAGCCGCCACCCGGCGGTACGCGAAGTAGCAGTGGTGGGCATTGCCGACCCGCAATGGGGTGAGCGGCCGTTCGCCTTGCTGGTGATCCGCGAAGGCCAGGTTATCGGGGCGAAGGAGCTCAAGGAGCACCTCAAGCCGTTCGTGGAGCAGGGACACCTGAGCAAGTGGGCGATCCCGAGCCAGATCGCCCTTGTTACTGAAATTCCCAAGACCAGTGTCGGCAAACTCGACAAGAAGCGGATTCGCGTCGACATCACCGAATGGCAAGCCAACAACAGCACCTTCCTCTCCACGCTTTAA
- a CDS encoding LysE family translocator, giving the protein MYWTEFLTVALIHLLAVASPGPDFAVVVRESVTHGRRAGTWTALGVGMAIFLHVGYSLLGIGLIVSQSIVLFNALKWAAAAYLLYIGFKALRARPAKAVTDDLHKEAGERTARGAFTSGFVTNGLNPKATLFFLSLFTVVINPHTPLTVQAGYGLYLALATAVWFCLVAMLFSQQRVRAGFARMGHWFDRTMGAVLIAIGVKLAFTEMH; this is encoded by the coding sequence ATGTACTGGACAGAATTCTTGACCGTTGCCCTGATTCATTTGCTCGCCGTCGCCAGCCCCGGCCCTGACTTTGCCGTGGTGGTCCGTGAAAGCGTGACCCACGGTCGTCGCGCCGGCACCTGGACGGCGCTGGGCGTCGGCATGGCGATTTTCCTGCACGTCGGTTACTCGTTGCTCGGCATCGGCCTGATCGTGTCGCAGTCGATCGTGTTGTTCAACGCCTTGAAATGGGCCGCCGCCGCTTATCTGCTGTATATCGGCTTCAAGGCTTTGCGTGCCCGTCCGGCCAAGGCGGTGACGGATGACCTGCACAAGGAAGCAGGCGAGCGCACGGCTCGTGGCGCCTTCACGTCGGGTTTCGTGACCAATGGCCTGAACCCGAAAGCCACGCTGTTCTTCCTGTCGCTGTTCACTGTGGTGATCAATCCACACACTCCGCTGACAGTGCAGGCTGGCTACGGCCTTTATCTGGCGCTGGCCACGGCGGTGTGGTTTTGCCTGGTGGCGATGCTGTTCAGCCAGCAGCGCGTGCGCGCCGGTTTTGCCCGCATGGGTCATTGGTTCGACCGGACCATGGGCGCGGTGCTGATCGCCATTGGCGTGAAACTCGCCTTTACCGAGATGCATTGA
- a CDS encoding TMEM165/GDT1 family protein: protein MLDSLLVPTAIVALAEIGDKTQLLALILAARFRKPWPIIAGIVAATLANHAAAGVVGAWFGSFFSDSTLHWILAACFAATALWTLVPDKMDDDEASTARKFGPFLTTLIAFFLAEMGDKTQVATVMLAAQYPELWLVIIGTTLGMLIANVPVVLAGNFAADKLPLTLIRRLAASAFLILAIVAVYKAMQSSGWV, encoded by the coding sequence ATGCTGGATTCTTTACTCGTTCCTACCGCGATCGTTGCCTTGGCCGAAATCGGCGACAAGACGCAACTGCTCGCACTCATCCTCGCTGCCCGTTTTCGCAAGCCCTGGCCCATCATCGCCGGCATTGTCGCCGCGACCCTGGCCAACCATGCGGCAGCCGGTGTGGTAGGCGCCTGGTTCGGCAGTTTCTTCTCGGATTCGACGTTGCACTGGATCCTCGCCGCCTGCTTCGCCGCGACTGCATTGTGGACCCTGGTGCCGGACAAGATGGACGACGACGAAGCCAGCACCGCCCGCAAATTCGGACCGTTCCTGACCACGCTGATCGCGTTTTTCCTCGCGGAAATGGGGGACAAGACCCAGGTCGCCACTGTGATGCTGGCGGCGCAATACCCGGAACTGTGGCTGGTGATCATCGGCACCACCCTCGGCATGCTGATTGCCAACGTGCCGGTGGTACTGGCGGGTAACTTTGCCGCGGACAAACTGCCACTGACATTGATCCGTCGCCTGGCGGCGTCGGCGTTCCTCATCCTGGCGATTGTCGCGGTGTACAAGGCGATGCAGAGCAGTGGGTGGGTTTGA
- a CDS encoding M48 family metallopeptidase, which yields MSKTLVLCALSAGLLLAGCQSVNTTSGGAVGVERKQYMFSMLSTDEVNQMYAQSYQKTVGEATSKGVLDKTSNDARRVQAIADRLIAQAPKFRPDSAQWKWEVNLIKSDELNANCGPGGKIFFYTGLIDSLKLTDDEIAAIMGHEIAHALREHGREAMSKAYGIEMAKQGAGALFGLGQGSLALADTVANYGMTLPNSRSNENEADLIGLELAARAGYNPNAAITLWNKMSKASEGSPPEFMSTHPASSSRIASLQAAIPKVMPLYEQAKKS from the coding sequence ATGAGCAAGACATTGGTTTTGTGTGCGCTGAGCGCAGGTTTGCTGCTCGCCGGTTGTCAGTCGGTCAATACCACCAGCGGTGGCGCGGTGGGCGTTGAGCGCAAACAGTACATGTTCAGCATGTTGTCGACTGATGAGGTCAACCAGATGTACGCCCAGTCTTATCAAAAGACGGTGGGCGAGGCGACCAGCAAAGGCGTGCTGGACAAGACCAGCAACGATGCCCGGCGCGTCCAGGCGATCGCCGACCGGCTGATTGCCCAGGCACCGAAATTTCGTCCGGATTCGGCACAGTGGAAGTGGGAAGTCAATCTGATCAAGAGCGACGAACTCAACGCCAACTGCGGGCCTGGCGGCAAGATCTTTTTCTACACCGGGCTGATTGACAGCCTGAAACTGACCGACGATGAAATCGCCGCGATCATGGGCCATGAAATTGCCCACGCCCTGCGCGAACACGGTCGGGAAGCGATGTCCAAGGCTTACGGTATCGAGATGGCCAAGCAGGGTGCAGGTGCCTTGTTCGGCCTGGGCCAGGGCAGCCTGGCGCTGGCGGACACCGTGGCCAACTACGGCATGACCCTGCCCAACAGCCGCTCCAATGAAAACGAGGCGGACCTGATTGGCCTGGAACTGGCCGCCCGCGCCGGGTACAACCCGAACGCCGCGATCACCCTGTGGAACAAGATGAGCAAAGCTTCGGAAGGTTCGCCACCGGAGTTCATGAGCACTCACCCGGCTTCGTCGAGTCGTATTGCTTCGTTGCAGGCGGCGATTCCGAAGGTGATGCCGTTGTACGAACAGGCCAAGAAGTCCTGA
- a CDS encoding putative signal transducing protein: MQRIYEPENLMEGELLQGMLASEGIEAHLVGRDLVGGSGELPIFGLLGLSVDNDQADYARELITAYNTALPLSGDEPESFPGTLVC; encoded by the coding sequence ATGCAGCGAATCTATGAGCCGGAAAACCTGATGGAAGGGGAGTTGCTGCAAGGCATGCTGGCCAGCGAGGGCATCGAGGCGCATCTGGTGGGTCGCGATTTGGTCGGGGGTAGCGGCGAATTGCCGATCTTCGGCCTGCTGGGGTTATCGGTCGATAACGATCAGGCTGACTACGCCAGGGAACTGATCACTGCGTACAATACCGCGCTGCCGCTGTCCGGCGATGAACCGGAGAGTTTTCCCGGCACGCTGGTCTGTTAG
- a CDS encoding SOS response-associated peptidase, whose product MCGRYALFRWNPAFAALPGFPADQQAQWNISPNDSVLMLRAGSDGQRELARARWGLTPPWLTDLSRTPAHARAETVAEQPMFREALRVRRCLLPANGFYEWRGTTRKRPYWLTPAEGSALFFAAIWEAYPVQEQIWLSTAVITQPAASQRRPLILDAAGQEAWLNPETPLHGLQALLASEPTALRERVLANMVNDPKLNGPECLTPG is encoded by the coding sequence ATGTGTGGACGTTATGCCCTGTTTCGCTGGAACCCCGCCTTTGCGGCCCTGCCTGGTTTTCCCGCCGATCAACAGGCCCAGTGGAATATTTCTCCCAATGATTCGGTGTTGATGCTGCGTGCCGGCAGTGATGGCCAGCGTGAGTTGGCCCGCGCCCGTTGGGGGCTGACTCCGCCGTGGCTGACCGACCTGTCCCGCACCCCGGCCCATGCCCGCGCCGAAACCGTGGCCGAACAACCGATGTTCCGCGAGGCCCTGCGTGTGCGCCGCTGTCTGCTGCCGGCCAACGGTTTCTACGAATGGCGCGGCACCACCCGCAAGCGTCCGTACTGGCTGACCCCGGCGGAGGGCTCGGCGCTGTTTTTTGCGGCGATCTGGGAAGCCTATCCGGTGCAGGAGCAGATATGGCTGAGTACGGCTGTGATCACCCAGCCGGCAGCGAGTCAGCGTCGGCCGTTGATTCTCGATGCGGCGGGGCAGGAGGCCTGGCTCAATCCCGAGACACCGCTGCATGGGTTGCAGGCGTTGCTTGCCAGTGAGCCCACGGCGTTGCGCGAGCGGGTGCTGGCGAACATGGTGAATGATCCGAAGCTTAATGGGCCGGAGTGTCTGACGCCGGGTTAA